Proteins encoded in a region of the Prunus persica cultivar Lovell chromosome G4, Prunus_persica_NCBIv2, whole genome shotgun sequence genome:
- the LOC18778161 gene encoding heavy metal-associated isoprenylated plant protein 7: MGEEKKEEKKEEEKKKEGKDEKKEEKKPEEPPEILLKVDMHCEACARKVARALKGFEGVEDVTTDSKASKVVVKGKAADPIKVCERLQKKSGKKVELISPLPKPPEEKKEEPVKEADKEEKKEEPPAVVTVVLTVRMHCEACAQLLQKRIRKIKGVESVETDVANDQVVVKGVVDPAKLAEEVYKKTRKQVSIVKEEEKKEEEKKEEEKKEEEKKEGEKKEGEEDKGSEDNKVDIKRTEYWPTKFYSDYSYPSPQIFSDENPNACSVM; encoded by the exons ATGGGTGAA gagaagaaagaggagaagaaggaggaagaaaagaagaaagaaggcaaagacgaaaagaaagaagaaaagaaaccaGAAGAGCCTCCGGAGATTCTACTTAAGGTCGATATGCATTGTGAAGCTTGCGCAAGGAAAGTTGCTAGAGCCTTGAAGGGTTTTGAAG GAGTGGAGGATGTAACGACAGACAGTAAGGCAAGCAAAGTGGTGGTGAAAGGCAAAGCGGCGGACCCCATAAAGGTGTGCGAAagattacaaaagaaaagcgGCAAGAAAGTGGAGCTCATTTCACCTTTACCCAAACCTCCcgaggagaagaaagaagaaccGGTTAAAGAAGCTGacaaggaagagaaaaaagaggag CCTCCGGCTGTTGTTACAGTGGTATTAACAGTTCGAATGCACTGCGAAGCATGCGCTCAACTTTTACAGAAGCGAATCCGAAAGATCAAAG GTGTCGAATCAGTGGAAACAGACGTCGCTAACGATCAGGTTGTAGTAAAAGGTGTGGTGGATCCTGCCAAGCTTGCTGAAGAAGTGTATAAAAAAACCAGAAAGCAGGTTTCCATTGtgaaggaggaagaaaagaaggaagaagaaaagaaggaagaagaaaagaaagaagaggagaaaaaagaaggagaaaagaaagaaggggagGAAGACAAAGGATCAGAGGATAACAAGGTTGATATCAAGCGGACCGAATATTGGCCAACAAAGTTCTACTCGGATTATTCTTACCCTTCCCCGCAGATTTTCAGTGATGAGAACCCTAATGCCTGCTCTGTTATGtga
- the LOC18778596 gene encoding leucine-rich repeat extensin-like protein 3 isoform X1 → MAEKEKETIMVLKVDLQCHKCYKKVKKVLCKFPQIRDQIYDEKQNQVVIKVVCCSPEKIRDRICCKGGGAIKGIEIKEPEKPKPPPPADKPKQAPPADKPKPPPPADKPKPPPPADKPKPPPAADKPKPPPPEDKPKPPPPADKPKPPPEDKPKPPPADNPKPPPPPAPVPICYPPPNVNACCMDCYHGHPGGPCQTGYGGIAPYIQYDGYYGRPVYDSYGGGRSYNTNYCVARSDCFSEENPQGCTVM, encoded by the exons Atggcagaaaaagaaaag GAGACGATAATGGTGCTGAAGGTGGACCTTCAGTGTCACAAATGCTATAAGAAGGTCAAAAAAGTTCTCTGCAAATTCCCTC AAATACGAGACCAGATATACGACGAGAAGCAAAACCAGGTGGTCATCAAAGTGGTATGCTGCAGTCCAGAGAAGATAAGGGACAGGATATGCTGCAAAGGTGGGGGAGCCATCAAGGGCATTGAGATCAAAGAGCCTGAGAAGCCCAAACCACCACCGCCGGCAGACAAACCCAAACAAGCACCGCCGGCAGACAAACCCAAACCACCACCGCCGGCAGACAAACCCAAACCACCACCGCCGGCAGACAAACCAAAACCACCACCGGCGGCAGACAAACCCAAACCACCACCGCCCGAAGACAAACCCAAACCACCACCGCCGGCAGACAAACCCAAACCACCGCCGGAAGACAAACCCAAACCACCGCCGGCAGACAACCCCaaacctccacctccacctgcGCCTGTTCCTATATGCTACCCACCGCCTAACGTGAACGCGTGCTGTATGGATTGTTACCATGGGCATCCCGGTGGGCCATGCCAGACTGGCTACGGTGGAATTGCCCCATACATCCAGTATGATGGTTACTATGGAAGGCCTGTGTACGACAGTTATGGCGGTGGCAGGAGCTACAATACCAACTATTGTGTTGCCCGCTCTGACTGTTTCAGTGAAGAAAATCCCCAAGGCTGCACAGTCATGTGA
- the LOC18778596 gene encoding pollen-specific leucine-rich repeat extensin-like protein 3 isoform X2 yields MVLKVDLQCHKCYKKVKKVLCKFPQIRDQIYDEKQNQVVIKVVCCSPEKIRDRICCKGGGAIKGIEIKEPEKPKPPPPADKPKQAPPADKPKPPPPADKPKPPPPADKPKPPPAADKPKPPPPEDKPKPPPPADKPKPPPEDKPKPPPADNPKPPPPPAPVPICYPPPNVNACCMDCYHGHPGGPCQTGYGGIAPYIQYDGYYGRPVYDSYGGGRSYNTNYCVARSDCFSEENPQGCTVM; encoded by the exons ATGGTGCTGAAGGTGGACCTTCAGTGTCACAAATGCTATAAGAAGGTCAAAAAAGTTCTCTGCAAATTCCCTC AAATACGAGACCAGATATACGACGAGAAGCAAAACCAGGTGGTCATCAAAGTGGTATGCTGCAGTCCAGAGAAGATAAGGGACAGGATATGCTGCAAAGGTGGGGGAGCCATCAAGGGCATTGAGATCAAAGAGCCTGAGAAGCCCAAACCACCACCGCCGGCAGACAAACCCAAACAAGCACCGCCGGCAGACAAACCCAAACCACCACCGCCGGCAGACAAACCCAAACCACCACCGCCGGCAGACAAACCAAAACCACCACCGGCGGCAGACAAACCCAAACCACCACCGCCCGAAGACAAACCCAAACCACCACCGCCGGCAGACAAACCCAAACCACCGCCGGAAGACAAACCCAAACCACCGCCGGCAGACAACCCCaaacctccacctccacctgcGCCTGTTCCTATATGCTACCCACCGCCTAACGTGAACGCGTGCTGTATGGATTGTTACCATGGGCATCCCGGTGGGCCATGCCAGACTGGCTACGGTGGAATTGCCCCATACATCCAGTATGATGGTTACTATGGAAGGCCTGTGTACGACAGTTATGGCGGTGGCAGGAGCTACAATACCAACTATTGTGTTGCCCGCTCTGACTGTTTCAGTGAAGAAAATCCCCAAGGCTGCACAGTCATGTGA